Genomic DNA from Deinococcus humi:
GGACAACAGCCGCGTGATGCCGCAACTGGGCTATTACTTCCGCACCATGATGGGCGATCCGGTGGAAAACGCCGCGCTGTGGCGGGACCGCAGCGCCGTCACCCACGCCGCCGATCTGAAGGCGCACCTGTTCATGATGCACGGCACCAACGATCCGCGCTGCCCGGTCAATCAGGCCAGGGGCTTTCGCGACGCGCTGCTGGCGAACGGGCGTCAGGAGGGCCGGGATTTCGAGTACGTCGAATTTGGTGACGAGGGCCACGGCGCGGGCGATATTGCCGGCAAGACCCGCAGCTACCGTCTGATGGCCGATTACCTGGAGCGGCGGCTGTAGCGGGGACGGCAGATTTCAGAACAGTGGGGTTGGCCTGACCGCTCTGCCCTCCTCGTCCTCCCGTGAGACCCTCATAGAACCGGGCCTGGAAGCGCCCGGAGCCCGTGCTACGATCAGTGCGTTTTGACCGGAGGATGGAGTGTGAGGCTGTCAGAAGACATTGGAATCGACCTGGGAACGGCGACGTTCCTGATCTACACCAAGAGCCGGGGGCTGGTGTTGCAGGAACCCAGCGTGATCGCCATGACCCGCGACAGCAAGCAGGTCCGGGCAGTGGGTGAGGAAGCGTACCGCATGATCGGGCGCACGCCGGGCGGCATTGTGGCGGTGCGGCCCATCAAGGACGGCGTGATCGCCGACGAGGGCCTGACCGAGAAGATGATCTCCATGTTCATGGCGAAGGTACAGGGCAATGCCGGGCGGCTGTTCGGTTTCAAACCGCAACTGATGGTGGGCGTGCCCAGCAATGTCAGCGATGTGGAACGCCGGGCGGTGCTGCGTGCGGCCCTGAACGCCAACGCCAAGCGGGCCTTCCTGATCGAGGAACCGCTGGCGGCAGCCATCGGCGCGGGCCTCAAGATCACCGAGCCGCTGGGCAGCATGGTGGTGGACATCGGCGGGGGCAGCAGCGACGTGGCCGTGATCTCGCTGGGCGGCATCGTGGTCAGCGAGTCCATGCGCGTGGCGGGCAACGAATTCGACGAGAGCATCATCCGCTACGTGCGCCGCAAGGAAAACGTGCTGATCGGCGAGCGCACCGCCGAGGAGATCAAGGTCAAGGTGGGCGCTGCCATGCTGGTGGACGACTCCGAGAACCTGGTGGCCGAGGTGCGTGGGCGTGACCTGATTAACGGCCTGCCCCGCACCATCAGTCTGGACAGCCGCGACGTGGTCGAAGCCCTGGCCGAACCCGTGACCCGCATCGTAGAGGGCGTCAAGCGCGTGCTGGAAATTACCCCGCCCGAACTGGTCAGCGACATCATCGACCGGGGCATCGTGATGACCGGCGGCGGCAGCCTGCTGCGCAACTTCGACGAGTTGCTGCGTCAGACCACCGGTATCCCCGTGTCCGTGGCCGAGAACGCTGTGGAAGCGGTGGCTGTCGGCACCGGCATGGCGCTGGATATGCTCTCGGTCCTGGGCGATAGCCTGGTGTCCAGCGACTACTACCTGCGCCGCTAAAGCGTGGGGCCAGGGGAAGGGGCGTGTGACACACCAGCTGCCTCTGCCCCACCAGCGGCCATTCCCATCAAGGAGGACCCATGCAACCCATCCTGATTCAAGAGGTCATGAAGACCCTGCCGCACCGCTTCCCCTTCCTGCTGGTGGACCGCGTGCTGAGCGTCGAGAACGGTGAGGTCCACGCCATCAAGAACGTGAGCGTGAACGAGCCCTTTTTTACCGGCCACTTTCCGACCGAACCCGTGATGCCCGGCGTGCTGATCATCGAGGCGCTGGCGCAGGCCAGTTTCTTTTGCATGCACGAGTCTCTGGAGCCCGGCACCATCGGTTATCTGGCGGGCATCGACGGCGCACGCTTCAAGCGCAAGGTGGTGCCCGGCGACACGCTGCACCTACATGCCAGGCTGGAATTCATGCGCCGGGGCCTGGGCAAGACCACCTGCCGCGCCGAGGTTGACGGCCAACTGGCGGCGGAGGCTACGATCCTGTTCGCGGTGGGCAAGGGGTGAATGGGGTAGTGGGTTGTCGGCTGTGGACTGCAGGAGCTTTTGCGAGGATAACTGGCAGAAGCTGCGCCTGTTCTACAACCCGTGACCCACACCCCACTCCCTACGGCGCGGGCACAGCATGACCCGCCTCACCCGCGCTGTCACCGCCGAGCTGATTCCGCCGCTGCTGGCCGGCACGCTGCTGTTTACGGCGGTGCTCAGCTTCGGATACTTCTTCATCTCCAGCCAGTGGCTGACCGGAGTGCCGCTTGGGCTGATTGCGCGCTGGATCGCGCTGCAGGTGCCAGACACACTGGTCAAGGTCTTTCCGATGGCGGTGGTGCTGATGACCGTGGTGGCCTTCGGGCGCATGAGCACCGAGCGTGAACTGGTGGCGGTGCAGACCGGGGGCATCAGCCTGGGGCGGGTGGCGCGGCCCGTGGCGGTGGTGGCCGCGCTGGTCACGGCGCTGGCGGTGTGGCTGAGCCTGTGGGTGGCCCCGCGCGCCAACGTGGAGGCGCGCGGCCTGTACTGGGACGGCCTGACCGGGGCCGGACTGTCGCAGCTGGTGGGCAAGACGGTGGATCTGGGGGCGGGCCTGACCCTGGCGATTGCGGGATACGACGCGGCCTCCCGCGAATTGCGGGGGGTGCGCGTGGAGAAGTGGCTGCCGGATGCCCAGCGACGCGCCACCCTGATCTTCGCCGACGCCGGAACTTTCGAGAACAACGTGCTGGCCCTGCGCGGCTACAGCGTCTACACCGTGGACTACGCGGCGGCGGCGGGGCTGGCGGCGGTGCCGGAAAATGACCCGGCGGCCTTCCGAGCGGCAGTGCAGGACGTGTTTCCCAGCGTGGTGATTCCCGAACAGGCCAGCGATACCTTGAACGTGGATACCGGGCTATCGCGCAAACAGACCCTGGCCACCTACGCCGACGCCATCGGCGCGGACGCACAGGGGTGGCCAGAACTGATCTCCTCGCTCACCGCTGCTGACGTGGGGAAGGCTGAGCGGCAGGCGGCGCGCTTAGGGCTGAACCGCAAGCTGGCGCTGCCCTTCGGCAATCTGGTGCTGGCGCTGGCCGCCCTGCCCTTCGCCCTGCGCTTCGGGCGCACGCTGGGCGTCAGCCTAGGCATCGCGCTGCTGATCGCGGTGGCGTACTACCTGCTGTTCTTCGTCGGCCTGACGCTGGCGGCGGCGCTGCCTGGCCTGCCGGAGCCGGGCGCGTGGCTGGCGAACATCGTCTTCGCGGCGGGTGGCCTGTGGCTGCTGAGGCGAACATGATCCCCTCCCAGCAAGAGCTGCGGGCGCTGATCCTCTCGGCCTCCTTTGGCAGCGGGCACCACCAGGCCAACGACGCGCTGGACCAGGCGCTGCGGGCCACCGGCGTGAAGCTGGCTGCCCGGCACGCCGACTTCCTGGCCTACCTGAACCCCGTCGAGCGGGCAGTGACCGTCGGAACCTATGACCTGTGGCTGCGCCACGCCCCCGCGATGTACAAGGCGTTCTACGACTGGACCGACTCCGAGACCGAACCCAAAGCCTTGACTGGCACCTTCGGCTGGCTGGGCCTGCGCGGCATGACGCGCGACGTGCAGGAAACCCAGCCGGAAGTTGTCGTCGGCTCGTACCCCACCACCGTGGCGCTGTCCAATACGGCCCGCAGCCAGCTGGGGGTGGATTTCCTGAACGCTCTGATCGTCACCGATTACCGCGTCCACCACCACTGGGCACGGCCCGAGGCCGAATTGCTGCTGGTGGCGACGGAGGAAGCCCGTGAACAGATGGCCCGCTGGCGTATTCCGCCGGACAGTGTGGAGGTCACCGGCATCCCAATTGCCCCGGCTTACCGGGCGCTGATCGGAGCGGACAAGGCCGCGCTGAGGCTCAAACACGGCTTGCGCCCGGACCTCCCGCTGATTCTGATTTCCGGCGGCGGCACGGGCACTTACCGCGCTTTGCGGCGCGTGCTGGGCGAACTGGCGGGCCTGGGGCAGCGCGTGCAGGTGCTAGTGCTGGCTGGCGCCAGGGGCCGGGGGGTGCAGCAGGTGGGCGGGGCCACGGTGCATCACCTGGGCCACACGAACGCTTTCCCCGAACTGCTGGCCGCCTCCGATCTGGTGGTGGGCAAGGCGGGCGGTCTGACAGTGGCCGAGGCCACCACATTGGGCATTCCCCAGGTCATTCACGAGCCGATTCCTGGCCAGGAGGAACACAACGCCGACTACCTGGAACGCCACGGGGCGGCCCTGTGGGCGCGGAGACTGACTGAGGTCCGCCCCGCCGTCCTGCGCGCCCTGGACGATGACGAGAACGCCCGCATGGCCCGCAATGCCCGCCGGATCAGCGTGCCGGACGCGGCGGACCGGGTGGCAGCGGCGCTGCTGAGGCGGCTGGGCCGGTGAAGCTGGGGACACGGTTTTCAGCCCCCTCCTTTCTTCAGGGGAGCGGACACAGACCGGCATGGAATGGACGGGAAGGGGGGGCGAACGGGCAGGCCAGAGCGAACAGCAGCTTTCCCTGGTTCCTGCCCCTGGCCGCCCTGACGGTCTATCTGCTGCTCCCCGCGCTGGCCGTGCAATTTGCCAACACAGGCCTGCTGCGGGAGGGCAGGCGCAAACGGCGCGAGCTGGCGCTGACCTTCGACGACGGGCCTGACCCCGTGACCACGCCCTCCGTGCTGGACGCCTTGCAAGCGGAAGGGGCGCAGGCCACCTTCTTCGTGATCGCAGGCCGGGCTTCAGAACACCCACAGCTCATCGCCCGCATGCTGGCCGAGGGCCACGAGGTGGCCGCCCACGCCGAGAAGCACGTCCACGCGTGGATTCGCACACCCTGGGGTGGGGCGCTGGACGTGACGCGGGCAGTGCGGCGAGTGGCCCGAGTGACGGGCCAGCCTGTCCGGTACCACCGTCCGCCCCACGGTGCGTACACGCTCTCGACGGTGCTGGGGCAGCGGGCGGCCGGGGTGCAGGGC
This window encodes:
- a CDS encoding rod shape-determining protein: MRLSEDIGIDLGTATFLIYTKSRGLVLQEPSVIAMTRDSKQVRAVGEEAYRMIGRTPGGIVAVRPIKDGVIADEGLTEKMISMFMAKVQGNAGRLFGFKPQLMVGVPSNVSDVERRAVLRAALNANAKRAFLIEEPLAAAIGAGLKITEPLGSMVVDIGGGSSDVAVISLGGIVVSESMRVAGNEFDESIIRYVRRKENVLIGERTAEEIKVKVGAAMLVDDSENLVAEVRGRDLINGLPRTISLDSRDVVEALAEPVTRIVEGVKRVLEITPPELVSDIIDRGIVMTGGGSLLRNFDELLRQTTGIPVSVAENAVEAVAVGTGMALDMLSVLGDSLVSSDYYLRR
- the fabZ gene encoding 3-hydroxyacyl-ACP dehydratase FabZ, with the protein product MQPILIQEVMKTLPHRFPFLLVDRVLSVENGEVHAIKNVSVNEPFFTGHFPTEPVMPGVLIIEALAQASFFCMHESLEPGTIGYLAGIDGARFKRKVVPGDTLHLHARLEFMRRGLGKTTCRAEVDGQLAAEATILFAVGKG
- a CDS encoding LptF/LptG family permease codes for the protein MTRLTRAVTAELIPPLLAGTLLFTAVLSFGYFFISSQWLTGVPLGLIARWIALQVPDTLVKVFPMAVVLMTVVAFGRMSTERELVAVQTGGISLGRVARPVAVVAALVTALAVWLSLWVAPRANVEARGLYWDGLTGAGLSQLVGKTVDLGAGLTLAIAGYDAASRELRGVRVEKWLPDAQRRATLIFADAGTFENNVLALRGYSVYTVDYAAAAGLAAVPENDPAAFRAAVQDVFPSVVIPEQASDTLNVDTGLSRKQTLATYADAIGADAQGWPELISSLTAADVGKAERQAARLGLNRKLALPFGNLVLALAALPFALRFGRTLGVSLGIALLIAVAYYLLFFVGLTLAAALPGLPEPGAWLANIVFAAGGLWLLRRT
- a CDS encoding MGDG synthase family glycosyltransferase — encoded protein: MIPSQQELRALILSASFGSGHHQANDALDQALRATGVKLAARHADFLAYLNPVERAVTVGTYDLWLRHAPAMYKAFYDWTDSETEPKALTGTFGWLGLRGMTRDVQETQPEVVVGSYPTTVALSNTARSQLGVDFLNALIVTDYRVHHHWARPEAELLLVATEEAREQMARWRIPPDSVEVTGIPIAPAYRALIGADKAALRLKHGLRPDLPLILISGGGTGTYRALRRVLGELAGLGQRVQVLVLAGARGRGVQQVGGATVHHLGHTNAFPELLAASDLVVGKAGGLTVAEATTLGIPQVIHEPIPGQEEHNADYLERHGAALWARRLTEVRPAVLRALDDDENARMARNARRISVPDAADRVAAALLRRLGR